The Nothobranchius furzeri strain GRZ-AD chromosome 8, NfurGRZ-RIMD1, whole genome shotgun sequence sequence GTCACGACACAATTTCAGCAAAATCACATTGTTGACTTTTAATTAGCTAGCATGAAATATTAATCTAATCAGAGCTTGGTCAAAGCTGAACTCCGTCTCCTCTGACTCGTGCATCAGCTCTGCTAACACACCTGTGTACGCCTGTGGCCCTGTGTAATTCACACAGCTCTTCCCGAGGACTTCCTGTGACAGCTGGGTTGCAGCATGCCTCAGGAGGCCGCTGTAGGAGTCAGGCTCTGATCTTCCTTCTGCTGACATGCTCCGGTCTTCGTTCCACCTGGCCAGGCCATCCAACAGATACGCCTGAAGAAAGATGTCACTTGCCAGTGTTCCTgaaaaatattcataaatatGTTTAAATGGGTTGTGAACATGAAGAGAAACTCATGGATAAGTGTGTGAGGACAAAGTGCTTTTCCCCTACCAGGAATAAACGTGTTCATGTGCAGGTGGAAGCACTCGAGGGAAGTGGAGCCTCTCGCAAGTCGTGTTTTCAGAACGTGCCCCCCTTCTTTATGGTGCCAGTTTCCATGTACAGGAGTACTCCTGGTGGGTCCTGGAGACAGCTGAGGTGCTTCTTCTGAGCCTTCCACATCTCTGCCATTCTTTCCAGGTTGATGAGTGGAACTCCCAATGAGTTGCATCCTCTGTGCCCGCTGTAGGCCTCAATCAGTTCCGAAATCAAGGTCTCCATCTCCGAGCTGCTTCTGGTTGTCCTTTTGCAGTGACGTGCCATCTCAGCCCTGCTGATGTTTTGCAGCAGATCTGTGGGGTGCACCAACTTGGCCTCCAGTTCAGCTCGCCTGGCTTCCTTTAGAGCTTGCAGGTCACGGTCATCTCACATGAAAATGCAGTGGCACAGATTATTCATGAAGCCGGCATAAAGTGGATGAGAGTCGGTGGTGCAGCCCACTGCAGTCCTCATAAAGTGCCAAATGTCCAAGCAACTGTTGGTGTTTTGCCACGCCCTGATCATTTTGTGGAGATAAGACCCACAGCAGTCCCGTTCGACATACAGCACTTCAGGAGGCGACACTCCTGCATCGTGGTAGCACCTAATGACTCCCTCAACCATCTTGCCTAACCCATGACCTTCACTCTCTGCGAGTACAGACATGATGATCTGGCCGTGCTCGTTCCCCATGTTTGCGGCCCGTGCTGCCGTTCCACGGCTGTGTCCTGCCAGTTTCCTGACAGTTTTTTTGGTGGAGTCTATTTTCAGGACACGCCCAAAGGTTGACGTGATGGAAGCCTTGATTTCCTCTAACCTGCTCAGCACATCCTGCGCGTAGACTCGCATCAGCCAGCGGCGTTTCGGAACAGTCAACAGCGTTGGCAGTTCTCCAAGATTCAGAGGCTCAACCAAACCTGTGGATGCAGCTCTGGCAAAGCCTCTCTGGTGAGACATGAAAAGAATGGACTTCTGAAGCCATGTCTCTGcatgctgctcctccagctgtttctgaAGTTGGCTGCTGCTGTTTCCAAGACCCCTCCGTCTCATCTGGCGGACCACTCCCACGTCACATCCGAGTTTGGATGTGAGAAGACAGGGAAAGTGGATCTGATGTCCTACATCTAGCTGAGACACAATGTCTTTGCTCCAGCTGACGACTTGGAGGCAGGCAGAGTACTTGGCAAGGGTCAGGCGTGGAAACGAGGTCAGGAGGCTATGATCAGGCAGGATGAAACAGGCTGGGAGATTTACTAGCAGAAGCGTTCAATAATGTGGCCgagtgctggtggttgactgAGGAACATgtagctggtgaggcaggtgtgtggcatgagcttgatggtgagttgactgtggttgctggggaaacagggcttggctggagcttgatgaggggaccaggtgagatGCAGGAAGGCTGATGAGGTGGTAGCATGGAGGTCAGGACCTGGCAGGATCAAGACAGGGGAACAAGTGGTGGGTCAGGAGGGTGCCACCACTGTTTATCCAGCTTCAGGAGGTTGAGTTCTGGTTGTCCAttcctggaccatttgaagagctcTTTGGAAATCCACTGCTGATCTTCCACAGGCAGCGCTGGAATCCATTTAGCAGGAGGACAGATTTTCCTCTCTGTAAGCAAGTGTTTTgagataaaaacacaaaaataaaaagtaaacatcTGTCATCAAATACTGTCTCACATAAATCTAAAATATCTGTCAAAGTTAACATTAATATTTTTGATTTAAACACAAAATTGTATAACCTACGTGTCATTTCTGACTCCATCTGATCTGCTGCAGCAACCACCTCACTGTCGGGCACATCACTAGACACAACACAGGTCACATCTGGAACAACTGGACAAATATTTTTAGGATTAAATTTAGGATCCATTTTTCCACCATAGAAAGATGATTTTAAAATCAGATCAATTAAACATTTTCATTCCACAATCATGGAAATAAACACATTAAAAACAGTATGCTATGAGTTGGGGCCAACATTTACAGAGATAAATCTAAAATGATGAGCAAGATCTCTTGTCATGCTTGACTCTTTCACAAACTTACACACGTGCGcgaacacacgcatacacacacacatacatacttcAGGTGCGTACGACTCTGATAAGCACTTTTactaaggttcaatattctacaaACAATAGTAAtagaaaaaaatgaatgaattcattcattcatacatgAACAAAACTAATAAAAAGCTTATAGCCTACTTAAACTCAGTATAAGTATAGcgattcattaaataacataacGTTACGTTTTCCCAGGTAGTaagatcatcaccatcaccatcataggcctcatcacaggggatgatgagacggcctatagagaggaggtgatggcactgtacgagtggtgcctggaaaataacctgactctcaacatcagcaaaaccagagaaatgatagtggactaccggaaacgaccagtcagggaacaccaacccatccgcatcaacggggtcgaggtcgaaagggtcagcagcttcaagttccttggagtcaacatcactgaggacttctcctggacccttcacacagacactactatcaggaaagctcgccagcggctttacttcctgaggaggctgaggaagtttggcgtgagcgcctgcttcatctcaaatttctacaggtgtgcaattgagagcttgctgacgagctgcatcacagtgtggtacggaagctgctctgccagcagccgtaaatcactacagagggtggtgaaagcagcagagcacatcactggcatgaggcttcctgccattcagggcatttatctccaacgatgcctccggaaagcacacagcatcatcaaggaccacagccacccggcacatcagctgttctccttgttaccatctggcagacgttacaggagtctgtctgctcggactacaagacttaaaaacagtttctatcatcaagccatacgacacctcaaccacaacacctaaacacacacaacacaggactcagaagctaccctgcagcttcacaagtactatatttaatccgcactggtcacttcactttattgttattgtaatttatatccaaagGGCAAGACTGTTatctatatcctgcataatttatatcctgcaatactgtaatttatatctaaagtgcaatactgtaattttctgcagctcattcctgtgcaatatcccatctgccctcccgtcatatttcttttcaggattttctttattgacacatatatatttagtcatcttttcccttttaccatgtctctctaatattttgctccttactatatttttttgctttattttattatattttctcctgtatcatgttgctgagagaccgctgctcgtcatacacgtttcattgcaatgttgaccctgtgctaacttgcatatgacaaataaactaaaactgaaaaCTGAACTGAAAACTGAGATAGCTAATACAGTTGTAATTTTAACCATTAAAAACCTTTCACAACGGGACAAGTACGAAACTTACCGCAAACTACCTCTGATtttctaaaacaacaaaatggcGAAACGTAAAGTTTGAGGTCCCTCTAACCTGTGGGGGAGTTGTTTTACCTGAATCACTGGCCGATACTCCGCCACTGTGATTCGTTCATTGTTGCTGGAGGCGGGCCCTTTGTGATTGGCCAACCACCTTGTAGCTCAGGCAAAGCTTAGTGGTAGATTCTTGGTAGCAGGACGCGTCGTGATTGGCCGTCTCTACTAATTCTTGGTAGCAGG is a genomic window containing:
- the LOC129167757 gene encoding uncharacterized protein isoform X3, whose translation is MQLIGSSTHQPGKNGRDVEGSEEAPQLSPGPTRSTPVHGNWHHKEGGHVLKTRLARGSTSLECFHLHMNTFIPGTLASDIFLQAYLLDGLARWNEDRSMSAEGRSEPDSYSGLLRHAATQLSQEVLGKSCVNYTGPQAYTGVLAELMHESEETEFSFDQALIRLIFHAS
- the LOC129167757 gene encoding uncharacterized protein isoform X2 — translated: MQLIGSSTHQPGKNGRDVEGSEEAPQLSPGPTRSTPVHGNWHHKEGGHVLKTRLARGSTSLECFHLHMNTFIPGTLASDIFLQAYLLDGLARWNEDRSMSAEGRSEPDSYSGLLRHAATQLSQEVLGKSCVNYTGPQAYTGELIGVEYLYDQTGDVLEDRRAATAALETEDVAVAEDEGFEESEDFVDLTVPILETTLQTPQPACSDDV
- the LOC129167757 gene encoding uncharacterized protein isoform X1, with protein sequence MRRRGLGNSSSQLQKQLEEQHAETWLQKSILFMSHQRGFARAASTGLVEPLNLGELPTLLTVPKRRWLMRVYAQDVLSRLEEIKASITSTFGRVLKIDSTKKTVRKLAGHSRGTAARAANMGNEHGQIIMSVLAESEGHGLGKMVEGVIRCYHDAGVSPPEVLYVERDCCGSYLHKMIRAWQNTNSCLDIWHFMRTAVGCTTDSHPLYAGFMNNLCHCIFM